The following proteins are encoded in a genomic region of Porphyrobacter sp. CACIAM 03H1:
- the miaB gene encoding tRNA (N6-isopentenyl adenosine(37)-C2)-methylthiotransferase MiaB, whose amino-acid sequence MKPQTPPRTYRVKSFGCQMNVYDGERMGELLGEQGIVPAPEGEEADLVILNTCHIREKAAEKVYSDIGRLVAAGKEAEAQGGRAPLIAVAGCVAQAEGEEIMSRAPAVSIVVGPQAYHRLPEMLDKAVKGERATDTDMPAIAKFDALPQRKKRGPSAFLTVQEGCDKFCTYCVVPYTRGAEISRPFSHLVSEAQKLVEAGAKEITLLGQNVNAWSGEDEKGRRGGLGGLIRALAGIDGLERIRYTTSHPNDMDEDLIAAHGEVAKLMPYLHLPVQAGNDRILKAMNRQHTAESYLRLIERFRAVRPDIALSGDFIVGFPGETEAEFEDTLSIVDEVRYAACFSFKYSPRPGTPAATMDGQIAPEVMDERLQRLQQRIGHHQYAFNQASVGKTCKVLVERTGRHPGQWLGKSPWLQSVWFEGDHAIGDLVEVTLAEAGPNSLKGLVSVPA is encoded by the coding sequence ATGAAACCGCAAACGCCTCCCCGGACCTACAGGGTCAAGAGCTTCGGCTGCCAGATGAACGTCTATGACGGCGAGCGCATGGGCGAGCTGCTGGGCGAGCAGGGGATCGTGCCCGCGCCCGAAGGGGAAGAGGCCGACCTCGTCATCCTAAACACCTGCCACATCCGCGAGAAGGCCGCGGAAAAGGTCTATTCCGACATCGGCCGGCTGGTCGCGGCGGGCAAGGAAGCAGAGGCCCAAGGCGGAAGGGCCCCGCTGATCGCGGTCGCGGGCTGCGTCGCGCAAGCCGAGGGCGAGGAGATCATGTCGCGCGCGCCTGCGGTCAGTATCGTGGTCGGCCCGCAGGCCTATCACCGGCTGCCCGAGATGCTCGACAAGGCCGTGAAGGGCGAGCGCGCGACCGACACCGACATGCCCGCCATCGCCAAGTTCGACGCGCTCCCTCAGCGCAAGAAGCGCGGCCCGAGCGCCTTCCTGACGGTGCAGGAAGGCTGCGACAAGTTCTGCACCTATTGCGTCGTCCCCTATACCCGCGGCGCGGAAATATCGCGGCCTTTCAGCCACCTCGTTTCCGAAGCGCAGAAACTTGTCGAAGCGGGCGCTAAGGAGATCACGCTGCTCGGCCAGAACGTCAATGCGTGGTCGGGCGAGGACGAGAAGGGGCGGCGCGGAGGCCTTGGCGGGCTGATCCGGGCGCTCGCCGGGATCGATGGGCTGGAGCGTATCCGCTACACCACCAGCCATCCCAACGACATGGACGAAGACCTCATCGCCGCGCATGGCGAGGTCGCCAAGCTCATGCCCTATCTGCACCTCCCCGTGCAGGCCGGGAACGACCGGATCCTCAAGGCCATGAACCGCCAGCACACGGCGGAAAGCTACCTCAGGCTGATCGAGCGCTTCCGCGCCGTCAGGCCTGATATCGCGCTGTCGGGCGATTTCATCGTCGGCTTTCCGGGCGAGACCGAGGCGGAGTTTGAGGACACCCTGAGCATCGTCGACGAAGTCCGCTACGCCGCCTGCTTCAGCTTCAAGTACTCCCCGCGTCCCGGCACGCCCGCGGCGACGATGGACGGCCAGATCGCCCCCGAGGTGATGGACGAGCGCCTCCAGCGCCTTCAGCAGCGCATCGGGCACCACCAGTATGCCTTCAACCAGGCGAGTGTCGGCAAGACCTGCAAGGTTCTGGTCGAGCGCACCGGGCGCCATCCCGGCCAGTGGCTCGGCAAGTCGCCCTGGCTGCAATCGGTGTGGTTCGAGGGCGATCACGCGATCGGCGATCTGGTCGAAGTCACGCTCGCTGAAGCCGGCCCCAACTCCCTGAAAGGGCTAGTTTCCGTCCCGGCCTGA
- a CDS encoding peptidylprolyl isomerase, protein MAETLTFTLDNGTGEHGDVVIKLRPDLAPGHVARITELAQEGFYDGVIFHRVIAGFMAQGGDPTGTGMGGSDKPDLPAEFNAEPHVEGVCSMARAQNPNSANSQFFICLDDARFLDKQYTVWGQVISGMEHVHAIPKGEPPRAPGKIVKATVA, encoded by the coding sequence ATGGCCGAAACCCTTACCTTCACCCTCGACAACGGCACCGGCGAACACGGCGATGTCGTCATCAAGCTGCGCCCCGACCTGGCCCCCGGCCACGTCGCGCGCATCACCGAGCTGGCGCAGGAAGGCTTCTACGATGGGGTGATCTTCCACCGCGTGATCGCCGGCTTCATGGCGCAGGGCGGCGACCCGACCGGCACCGGCATGGGCGGCAGCGACAAGCCCGACCTTCCGGCCGAGTTCAACGCCGAGCCGCACGTCGAAGGCGTGTGCTCGATGGCCCGCGCGCAGAACCCCAACAGCGCCAACTCGCAGTTTTTCATCTGCCTCGACGACGCGCGCTTCCTCGACAAGCAGTACACCGTCTGGGGCCAGGTCATCAGCGGCATGGAACACGTCCACGCCATCCCCAAGGGCGAACCGCCGCGCGCGCCGGGGAAGATCGTCAAGGCGACGGTCGCCTGA